In Pectobacterium actinidiae, the DNA window AACCACCGTGCCGCGAGCGGCGTTAATCAGGATCGAGCCCGGCTTCATCAGCGCCAGCTCTTCCGGCCCCATCATATCCTGCGTGCTTTCATTTTCTGGTACGTGCAAGCTCACCACGTCGCTCATATTCAGCAGGTCGGACAGGTGGCGCACCTGCTGAGCATTACCTAACGGCAATTTACTTTCGATATCATAGAAGTAAACGTGCATGCCTAAGCTTTCAGCCAGAATGCCTAACTGCATACCGATATGGCCGTAGCCGATGATCCCCAGCTTTTTACCGCGCGCTTCAAACGATCCCACAGCTAGCTTGTGCCAAACACCACGGTGCGCTTTCGCGTTGGCCGCTGGGATACCGCGCAGCATCAGCAGCATTTCGCCGATCACCATTTCTGCCACGGATCGGGTATTGGAAAACGGTGCGTTAAATACCGGGATACCACGTTTGGTCGCGGCCGACAGTTCAACCTGATTAGTCCCGATACAGAAACACCCTACCGCGATCAGTTTTTCCGCAGCAGCAAAAATCTCTTCTGTCAGATGGGTACGCGAGCGGATACCCACAAAATGCGCATCGCGGATGGAGGCTTTCAGCGCCTCAGGATCCAGCGCGCCTTTATGGAACTCGATGTTGGTGTAACCGGCTGCACGCAGGTTATCCAGCGCGCTCTGGTGCACGCCTTCCACTAACAGAAACTTAATCTTGTCTTTTTCCAATGATACCTTTGCCATTTCCCGACCTTATTTTCAGACTTCAAATGTGACAGAGTGCTAAATAGCTTCTGCCAACATAACAAAAATTACGCAGTCAGCAATACAAACGATTGCTTCGCCCACATCGCGCCACAGAGAAGCGCACCTGATTTATGGTAAAAAATATTGCCAAAGATGTGCATCGCCATATCGGCGATAAACAAAATAAGAAAATGTGATATTAAGTACCAAAAATGAGCTGTTAACTAAATAGATTTTTTTAGCTAAAAAATTTCTGACGTGGACGTCCGCCACGTCAGAACGATCATGTCCTCATCTAACGACGGTTTTTACACCCTCAGACGTGCCGACTAACGCCACATCTGCACCGCGGTTGGCGAACAGCCCAACGGTCACAACGCCTGGGATACCATTAATGTGGTTTTCTACGGCGACCGCATCCATGATATTCAGGTTGTGTACATCCAGTATGACATTGCCGTTATCCGTCACTACGCCCTGACGATAGACTGGCTGCCCGCCCAACTTCGCCAGTTCACGCGCCACATAAGAGCGTGCCATCGGGATAACTTCGACTGGCAGTGGGAATGTGCCCAGCACATCAACCTGTTTGGATGCATCAACAATGCAGATGAACTGGCGCGACAGTGCTGAAATGATTTTCTCGCGGGTCAGCGCCGCCCCCCCGCCCTTGATCATCTGCATGTGTCCGTTGATCTCATCCGCACCATCCACGTAGACATCCAGCGAATCCACATCATTAGCGTCAAAAACGGGAATACCCAGACTTTTCAACTTTTCCGTTGAGGCATCCGAACTGGAAACCGCGCCTTTGATTTGATGTTTTATCGAACCCAGTGCATCAATAAAGTGTGCGGCCGTCGATCCGGTTCCTACTCCCACAATCGTGTCTGGGCGGACGTAGTCGAGCGCTGCCCATCCCACTGCTTTTTTCAGTTCATCTTGCGTCATAATCTGCTTCTGGCCTGTAGAATCGATATACGAAAACGTGTGCGTATTATAGAACATGCTCATTGGGGAAAGCGTGCAAATTCACTTCACCGCCGATGCATTATTTCACACATACCGTGCTGAATCGTGATTGCACACAACAGCCAAAATAAGATTTCTGCATGGCAAATCAGCAAAATGTGGCATAGTGAAAAAAACAGACTCATTCAGGGGATTTTGACTTTTCATGAAACGCCCGGACTATCGAACGCTTCAGGCTCTGGATGCCGTCATCCGCGAGCGTGGTTTTGAACGCGCGGCCCAAAAATTGTGTATTACCCAATCTGCCGTTTCGCAGCGTATTAAACAGCTGGAAAACCTGTTTGGCCAGCCGCTGCTGGTCAGAACTATTCCGCCCCGCCCGACGGAACAAGGGCAAAAGCTCCTGGCTCTACTGCATCAGGTCGAGCTGCTGGAAGAAGAGTGGCTGGGCAATGAAACCAACAGCGACATTCCGCTGCTGCTGTCGCTGGCGGTGAACGCCGACAGCCTGGCAACCTGGCTGCTACCTGCGTTACAGCCGGTCTTGGTCGATTCACCGATTCGTCTTAATTTGCAGGTCGAAGATGAAACGCGCACGCAGGAAAGGCTGCGCCGGGGTGAAGTGGTCGGTGCGGTGAGTATCCAGTCTCAGCCACTGCCAAGCTGTCTGGTGGATAAACTAGGCGCACTGGACTATCTGTTTGTCGCGTCGCCGAGTTTTGCCGCCCGTTATTTCCCGAATGGCGTCACGCGTTCGGCGCTGCTGCGTGCCCCTGCGGTCGCCTTCGACCATCTGGATGACATGCATCAGGCTTTCTTACAGCAGAACTTTGATTTGTCACCGGGCAGCGTCCCTTGCCATATCGTGAATTCGTCAGAAGCCTTTGTACAACTGGCGCGACAAGGCACAACCTGCTGCATGATCCCGCACCTGCAAATCGAGAGAGAACTTGCCAACAACGAGCTAATCGACCTGACGCCGGGGCTGTTTCAACGCCGGATGCTTTACTGGCACCGCTTCGCGCCGGAAAGTCGGATGATGAGGAAAGTGACGGACGCCCTGCTCTCACACGGTCATCAGGTACTGCGCCAGTCATAACGTAGAGAGAGTAAAAAAACAACAGGCCTGACTGAGCAGGCCTGTTGGTATTATCAAGGGTTTACGCAACCCTGTTTTAGCACGAGCATTACTGCGTACGCAGTAGCTCAAACACGACATCCACCTGATCGTCAAAGTGAATAGTTTGCTGTTCATAGGTTTGCGCCGCTTCGCTTTGCACCGCTGCATCTGCCGTTTTAAACATCCGTGCCATTGGCATCGGCTGATAGTTGGCAACGTGATAGCGAACGCTGTAGATCGGCCCCAGCTTGGCATTGAAGCCCTGCGCCAGTGCTTCCGCCTGACTCGTCGCCTGCTCAATGGCTTTCTTACGCGCTTCATCACGATAGGTTTCTGGGTTAGCAACGCCTAATTCTACCGTGCGAATCTCATTCAGCCCCGATTTCAGCGCCCCATCCAGCAGCTCGTTTAGTTTATCTAGTTGGCGCAGCGTCACTTCCACCTGACGCACGGCACGATAGCCTTTCAGCACTGAACCACCTGTTTTCAGATAGTCATATTCTGGCTGCGTACGTAAATTGGCAGCATTAATATCTTTTTTCTCAATGCCGTTTTTACCCAGAAAATCAAAATATTGTGCAACGCGGGTATCGACCTGCTTTTTCGCTTCCGCCGCATCCTTCGATGACACACTCACTTCAATCGCCAGACGCGCAATATCCGGTGTTGCATCTACGCTGGATGTCCCTGACGTCACGATATGCGGGCCATCTGGCAATTCCGCAGCCTGTGCGGCTATCGACACACCACCAAATCCTATCGCAGCGGCCAGCGCCAGTGCATTGAGCTTCATCATACCTCGCTTCACACTCTCTCCTTACTTATGTTTCGTCACGCATGCCGCAGGCAGATTGTCTGTGCCAATAGATCGTCTGCACCAACACGGAATCTTCCAGAATGAAAGAGACAGGACGGATTACTTTACCGACCAACATAACGCATTACCAACTCCATACAATATAGGTGAATTTCTGAAACACAGCCTTAAGGTGAGGTTATTTCTTTCCAACCATTATTGCCAACCGTGACGCGCCAGCTGCAAAGCAATGCCCCACATCACTACGCCGACAAAAAAGTTGATGACCCGCTGTACACGTGGCGTATTCAGCCACGGTGCCAACCAAGAGGCCAATAGCGCCAGCGCAAAGAACCAGGTGAACGAAGCCGTCATCGTCCCCAGCGCGAACCAGCGTCGGGCATCGTCCGCAAACTGGCTTCCCAGACTCCCTAGCACCACAAAGGTATCCAGATAGACATGCGGATTCAGCCAGGTCACCGCCAGCATGGTCGCAATAATGCGCCAGCGGCTTTGCTTCATCACTTCAGCACTGGCCAACGCAATGTTCTTGCTGAAGGCCGTTTTCATTGCACCCCAGCCAAACCAGAGCAGAAACGCAACGCCGCCCCAGGTCACCGCGCCCAGTAACAGAGAAGACTGGCTGAGCAACGCGCTACCGCCAAAAATACCAGCGGTAATCAACACTACATCGCTCAAGGCACATAACATCGCTACCATCAGATGATACTGTCGGCGAATCCCCTGATTCATCACGAATGCATTCTGCGGCCCCAAAGGCAAAATCATCGCTGCACCTAACAGAACACCCTGTAAATAGACCGCCCACATACTTCGTCTCTCCTACGCCGTTTGTTGTTATCGCGGGGAGTTTATGGAAGCCGATTAGATAAGTGAAATTGAATATTCTAACGCTGCATTAGCTAAGCTAATGTTTCGAAAGCCGCTAAAAGTGAAGTGGAATAAGAAGGGAATTTCTGATGATGCACCATGCCAATATCGGGACATGGTGCCTACTTATTTGCTTAAGTCAGCGGAGTTTACTCAGGCTGTTTCGCTGTAGAGGCTACGTTATGCAGGTGTACGTCCATCTGCGGATAAGGAATGCCAATACGGTGCTCATCCAGCACGCGTTTAAAGCTCTCCAGCAGATCCCAATACACCGCCTGCGCGTTGCCATTGGTCGTCCACACCCACACCACAAAATTCAGCGATGACGCCGCCATTTCATTCAAACGAATCGTGACGCCCTTGTCGTGTTGGATACGCTCGTCCGCGGCAACAATATCGCCCAGCAGCTTTTTCACCACGTCGATATCGGCATCATAGGCCACGCCGACAATAATTTCGGTACGGCGATCCGGTTCACGTGAACTGTTTATAATATTGCCAGCAATAATCTTGCCATTCGGCACCACGATGATTTTACCGTCGGACGTGCGCAGCGTCGTCGAGAAGATCTGTACCTGTGTGACCGAGCCGGACACGCCGCCCAAATCCACCCATTCACCGGTACGGAAAGGCCGGAAAATCACCAGTAAGACGCCCGCTGCAAAGTTGGCTAACGATCCCTGTAATGCCAAGCCAACAGCCAAGCCCGCGGCACCCAATACCGCAATCACCGATGCCGTCTGCACACCAACCCGGCTCAATACCGCAATCAGCGTGAACGCGATAATGCCATAGCGCACCAGCGCAGACAGGAAATCCGCCACGGTTGAATCGATAGAACGATTAATCATCAGTTTATTGAGGGTGCCGGAGACGATCCGAGCGATCACCAGACCAACGATGAGGATCACTAATGCTGCGACGATATTCACGGCATACTGCAAAAACAAGTTCTGGTGTGTCACCAACCAGTCCCCTGCCTGATCCAACCCCGTATTAAGTTCTTCCATTTGAAAACTCCTGTTTTTTAATCACTGGGAAATCATAACGCCCATAACTGAAACCGCAACATTACCACCAAAAATTAAGGCTCCCGTAGGAGCCTTAGCATCAAACCATGTTTATACCCGTCATACTTCAAGCTGCATGTACGTTGGCTTTCCTCGCTCACCCCAGTCACTTACTGATGTAAGCTCTTGGGGACTCACTGCGTTGTTCAAAACGCTAACGTTTTGTCCTGCAACTCGAATTATTTAGGGTATACGTCGTCTGACTTACAGCACATCAACAGCATTAAGCTCTTTGAAGGCTTGTTCCAAACGAGTCACCATGCTTGCCTGAGAGGCACGCAGCCACACACGCGGGTCATAGTATTTCTTGTTCGGTTGGTCTTCGCCTTTCGGGTTGCCCAATTGGCCTTGCAGATACGCTTCGTTTTCTTTGTAGTATTTCAGGATACCTTCCCATGTTGCCCACTGGGTATCGGTATCGATGTTCATTTTCACTACGCCGTAGCTAACGGAATCTTTGATTTCCTGAGCGCTGGAACCAGAACCACCGTGGAACACGAAGTCCAGGCTGTTGTGAGGCAGGTTATGTTTCTTGGAAACATATTCCTGAGAATCACGCAGGATGGTCGGAGTCAGCTTCACGTTACCTGGCTTGTAGACGCCATGTACGTTACCGAAAGAGGCCGCGATGGTGAAACGTGGGCTAATCGCGTTCAGTTTGGTGTACGCGTAGTCAACGTCTTCTGGCTGGGTGTACAGAGCAGAAGCATCCATGTGGCTGTTATCCACGCCGTCTTCTTCACCACCGGTACAACCCAGTTCGATTTCCAGGGTCATGTCGATTTTGGCCATACGCGCCAAATACTTAGAGCAGATCTCGATGTTCTCTTCCAGAGACTCTTCAGACAGGTCGATCATGTGAGAAGAGAACAGCGGTTTGCCCGTCGCTGCGAAGTGTTTTTCACCCGCGTCCAGCAGGCCATCGATCCACGGCAGCAATTTCTTCGCGCAGTGGTCTGTGTGCAGAATCACCGGTACGCCATAGTGTTCAGCCATTTGATGCACATGATGAGCGCCAGAAATCGCTCCCAAAATTGCCGCCTGCTGACCTTCTGCTTTCAGGCCTTTACCCGCGATGAATGCTGCACCGCCGTTAGAGAACTGAACGATGACCGGCGCGCGCACTTTGGCTGCGGCTTCCAGCACAGCATTGATTGAGTCGCTACCGACACAGTTCACTGCTGGCAAAGCGAATTTGTTTTCTTTTGCTACTGCGAAAACTTTCTGAACGTCATCACCAGTGATGACACCGGGTTTTACGAAATCAAAAATTTTAGACATGTTACGTGTCCCGTTTCGTTGGCCGTGGAGGGGTTAGAGAAGTCGATGTTAAATCGACAGGCTGTCTCGACACGATATTGCGAACATCACGTATCGAGACAACCACAGGAAAGGGGAAAAACGCCCCTTACCTTAAATTATTGCTTGGCACGTTCTTCCAGCATAACGACTGCTGGCAGTTTTTTCCCTTCGACAAATTCGAGGAATGCGCCACCACCGGTAGAAATGTAGGAGATTTTATCTGCAATACCAAACAGATCGATCGCAGCCAGCGTATCGCCGCCACCTGCAATAGAGAACGCGTCGCTCTCTGCGATAGCACGAGCGATGGTCTCGGTTCCTTTACGGAAATTAGGGAATTCGAAGACGCCGACCGGGCCATTCCACAGGATGGTCTTGGCATTCTTCAGAATTTCAGCCAGACGCTCAGCGGATACATCACCCAGATCCAGAATCTGCTCTTCGTCTTTGATTGCTGTAACAGACTTCAGCGTTGCGGCCGCAGTTTCAGAGAATTCTGACGCAACACGCACATCGCTCGGTACAGGAATATCACAGGTTTCCAGCAGCTTTTTCGCTTCAGGAATCAGGTCAGCTTCGTACAGGGATTTACCCACGTTGTGGCCTTGTGCAGCAACGAAGGTGTTGGCGATACCGCCACCGACGATCAGCTGATCGGCGATTTTAGACAGGGAATCCAGTACGGTCAGTTTGGTAGAAACTTTAGAACCACCCACGATAGCAACCATCGGACGGGCGGGTTCGCTCAAGGCTTTACCCAGCGCTTCCAGCTCACCAGACAGCAGCGGGCCCGCACAGGCGATAGTGGCAAATTTACCCACGCCGTGGGTTGAAGCCTGCGCACGGTGTGCCGTACCGAATGCGTCCATTACGAACACATCGCACAGCGCCGCGTATTTTTTGGACAGGACTTCGTCGTCTTTTTTCTCGCCTTTGTTAAAGCGGACGTTTTCCAGTACAACTAGCTCGCCTTCGGCGACATCAACACCATCCAGGTAATCTTTCGCCAGACGTACAGGAGAAGACAGTTTCTCTTTCAGATAGTCAACGACAGGCAGCAGAGAAAACTCTTCGTTGTACTCGCCTTCAGTCGGGCGTCCCAGATGGGAAGTGACCATCACGCGAGCGCCTTGTTTCAGAGCGATTTCGATGGTCGGCAGAGAGGCACGGATGCGCGCATCAGACGTCACTTTCCCTTCTTTTACCGGTACGTTCAGATCCGCACGAATAAGAACACGTTTACCAGCCAGATCCAGATCGGTCATCTTAATTACAGACATGGTGAATCCTCTTGTTGATTCTCTTTTAAAGTTGCTTGAGCGAGATAGCGACCCCAGATCGCCACCGTCGTACTAGAAACCGCTGGCCGCCATCGCCCGTGTTGTATCCAACATCCGGTTGGCAAAGCCCCACTCGTTATCGCACCAGACCAATGTTTTAATCAGATGCTGACCACTGACCCGTGTCTGCGTGCCGTCGACAATGGCACTGTGCGGATCGTGGTTAAAATCAGCCGACACTAATGGCAATTCAGTGTAATCAACTATACCACGAAACGACTCATGCGCTGATTTTTGCAATAGTGCATTAATTTCATTCACGTTTACGGCTTTCCTAACGCTAACGCTCAGGTCAATTGCCGTGACGTTAATCGTCGGCACTCGCACCGATATCGCCTCAAAACGATCGACAAACTGCGGAAAAATACGGGTGATCCCCGCTGACAGTTTAGTATCTACCGGAATGATCGACTGGCTGGCGGCACGCGTACGCCGCAGATCGTGATGATAAGCATCGATCACCGGTTGATCGTTCATCGACGAGTGAATCGTCGTCACCGTCCCATTCTCGATACCAAAGGCATCATCCAGCAGTTTGATTACCGGGATAATGCAGTTGGTCGTACAGGACGCATTGGAAACAATGCGATGCCCGCTTTCCAACTGATGGTGATTGACGCCAAACACCACCGTGGCATCCAAATCCGTCGTTCCTGGGTGAGAAAACAGCACCTTCTTCGCGCCTGCCGCCAGATGGGCTTCTCCATCTTCCCGGCTACCGTAGACGCCGCTGCAATCGAGCACGATATCGACACTGAGTTCTCGCCAAGGCAATTGCTGAATCTCTACCTGATGCAATAGACGAATACCGTCATCACCGACATAAAGCTGGTCACACTCCTGACGAACATCCCACGAAAAACGGCCGTGACTGGAGTCGTATTTGAGCAAATGCGCCATGCCTTCCGCGCTCGCCAGCTCGTTAATCGCCACAACGGTAATCTCGGCTCGGCGGCCTGATTCATACAACGCACGTAAAACACTGCGGCCTATGCGGCCAAAACCGTTTATCGCAATCCGGATCGTCATGGCGTTCCTTGTGGTTCCTTATGTCATGGCAGGGTTATCCAGCACATAGGATATACCCTTCTTAGACACCAGAGAACCCCTGGAGAAACGCCGTCAGCACAACAACTGAAACGCTTCAGCTAGAATAAACGAATTAACGCATAAAAGAAATATTCTCCTCTGGCACACGCCAGAAGAGTGACCTGCGTCATAAAAATGAAAAAGTCGCAACCGGGGGGCAGACAAAGCGCATCAAGAGGTGGGGTAAATTAAAGATGAAAAAAAACCGCCAGCGCTCGCTGACGGTTTTTCATATCGAGATTTACGTGGTGTGATTACTTCAACAGCGCCTGCGCTTTTTCGACCACGTTATCGACCGTAAAGCCGAATTCTTCGAACAGCAGTTCAGCCGGAGCCGATTCGCCGAAGCTCGTCATGCCGACAATCGCGCCGTTCAGGCCGACATACTTGAACCAGTAGTCTGCAATACCCGCTTCAATCGCCACGCGTGCCGATACCGCTTTTGGCAGCACCGCTTCACGGTAGGCCGCATCCTGCTTGTCGAATGCATCAGTAGACGGCATGGATACCACGCGTACCTTGCGGCCTGCGGCAGTCAGCTTGTCATACGCACCGACAGCCAGCTCGACTTCAGAGCCGGTGGCAATCAGGATCAGCTCAGGCTGGCCGTCGCTGTCTTTCAGCACGTAACCGCCTTTCGCCACGTTCGCCAACTGCTCCGCGGTACGGGGTTGCTGCGCCAGATTCTGACGGGACAGGATCAGCGACGTCGGGCCGTCCTGACGCTCAATCGCGTATTTCCACGCCACCGCCGTTTCTACCTGATCTGCCGGACGCCAGTTGCTCATGTTCGGCGTCACACGCAGGCTGGCCAGCTGTTCAACCGGCTGGTGTGTCGGGCCGTCTTCGCCCAGACCGATAGAGTCGTGGGTGTAAACATAGATGCTGCGGATTTTCATCAGTGCAGCCATACGCACCGCATTACGCGCATATTCCACAAACATCAGGAAGGTCGCGGTGTACGGCACAAAGCCGCCGTGCA includes these proteins:
- the serA gene encoding phosphoglycerate dehydrogenase, whose protein sequence is MAKVSLEKDKIKFLLVEGVHQSALDNLRAAGYTNIEFHKGALDPEALKASIRDAHFVGIRSRTHLTEEIFAAAEKLIAVGCFCIGTNQVELSAATKRGIPVFNAPFSNTRSVAEMVIGEMLLMLRGIPAANAKAHRGVWHKLAVGSFEARGKKLGIIGYGHIGMQLGILAESLGMHVYFYDIESKLPLGNAQQVRHLSDLLNMSDVVSLHVPENESTQDMMGPEELALMKPGSILINAARGTVVDIPALCEALRSKHLSGAAIDVFPQEPATNSDPFLSPLCEFDNVLLTPHIGGSTQEAQENIGDEVAGKLAKYSDNGSTLSAVNFPEVSLPVHGVRASRLLHIHENRPGMITKINQIFAEQGINIAAQYLQTTPEIGYVVIDVETDGAQTALQLMKAIPGTIRARLLF
- the rpiA gene encoding ribose-5-phosphate isomerase RpiA; the encoded protein is MTQDELKKAVGWAALDYVRPDTIVGVGTGSTAAHFIDALGSIKHQIKGAVSSSDASTEKLKSLGIPVFDANDVDSLDVYVDGADEINGHMQMIKGGGAALTREKIISALSRQFICIVDASKQVDVLGTFPLPVEVIPMARSYVARELAKLGGQPVYRQGVVTDNGNVILDVHNLNIMDAVAVENHINGIPGVVTVGLFANRGADVALVGTSEGVKTVVR
- a CDS encoding LysR family transcriptional regulator ArgP; the protein is MKRPDYRTLQALDAVIRERGFERAAQKLCITQSAVSQRIKQLENLFGQPLLVRTIPPRPTEQGQKLLALLHQVELLEEEWLGNETNSDIPLLLSLAVNADSLATWLLPALQPVLVDSPIRLNLQVEDETRTQERLRRGEVVGAVSIQSQPLPSCLVDKLGALDYLFVASPSFAARYFPNGVTRSALLRAPAVAFDHLDDMHQAFLQQNFDLSPGSVPCHIVNSSEAFVQLARQGTTCCMIPHLQIERELANNELIDLTPGLFQRRMLYWHRFAPESRMMRKVTDALLSHGHQVLRQS
- a CDS encoding oxidative stress defense protein; protein product: MKLNALALAAAIGFGGVSIAAQAAELPDGPHIVTSGTSSVDATPDIARLAIEVSVSSKDAAEAKKQVDTRVAQYFDFLGKNGIEKKDINAANLRTQPEYDYLKTGGSVLKGYRAVRQVEVTLRQLDKLNELLDGALKSGLNEIRTVELGVANPETYRDEARKKAIEQATSQAEALAQGFNAKLGPIYSVRYHVANYQPMPMARMFKTADAAVQSEAAQTYEQQTIHFDDQVDVVFELLRTQ
- the argO gene encoding arginine exporter ArgO — protein: MWAVYLQGVLLGAAMILPLGPQNAFVMNQGIRRQYHLMVAMLCALSDVVLITAGIFGGSALLSQSSLLLGAVTWGGVAFLLWFGWGAMKTAFSKNIALASAEVMKQSRWRIIATMLAVTWLNPHVYLDTFVVLGSLGSQFADDARRWFALGTMTASFTWFFALALLASWLAPWLNTPRVQRVINFFVGVVMWGIALQLARHGWQ
- the mscS gene encoding small-conductance mechanosensitive channel MscS encodes the protein MEELNTGLDQAGDWLVTHQNLFLQYAVNIVAALVILIVGLVIARIVSGTLNKLMINRSIDSTVADFLSALVRYGIIAFTLIAVLSRVGVQTASVIAVLGAAGLAVGLALQGSLANFAAGVLLVIFRPFRTGEWVDLGGVSGSVTQVQIFSTTLRTSDGKIIVVPNGKIIAGNIINSSREPDRRTEIIVGVAYDADIDVVKKLLGDIVAADERIQHDKGVTIRLNEMAASSLNFVVWVWTTNGNAQAVYWDLLESFKRVLDEHRIGIPYPQMDVHLHNVASTAKQPE
- the fbaA gene encoding class II fructose-bisphosphate aldolase, with translation MSKIFDFVKPGVITGDDVQKVFAVAKENKFALPAVNCVGSDSINAVLEAAAKVRAPVIVQFSNGGAAFIAGKGLKAEGQQAAILGAISGAHHVHQMAEHYGVPVILHTDHCAKKLLPWIDGLLDAGEKHFAATGKPLFSSHMIDLSEESLEENIEICSKYLARMAKIDMTLEIELGCTGGEEDGVDNSHMDASALYTQPEDVDYAYTKLNAISPRFTIAASFGNVHGVYKPGNVKLTPTILRDSQEYVSKKHNLPHNSLDFVFHGGSGSSAQEIKDSVSYGVVKMNIDTDTQWATWEGILKYYKENEAYLQGQLGNPKGEDQPNKKYYDPRVWLRASQASMVTRLEQAFKELNAVDVL
- the pgk gene encoding phosphoglycerate kinase produces the protein MSVIKMTDLDLAGKRVLIRADLNVPVKEGKVTSDARIRASLPTIEIALKQGARVMVTSHLGRPTEGEYNEEFSLLPVVDYLKEKLSSPVRLAKDYLDGVDVAEGELVVLENVRFNKGEKKDDEVLSKKYAALCDVFVMDAFGTAHRAQASTHGVGKFATIACAGPLLSGELEALGKALSEPARPMVAIVGGSKVSTKLTVLDSLSKIADQLIVGGGIANTFVAAQGHNVGKSLYEADLIPEAKKLLETCDIPVPSDVRVASEFSETAAATLKSVTAIKDEEQILDLGDVSAERLAEILKNAKTILWNGPVGVFEFPNFRKGTETIARAIAESDAFSIAGGGDTLAAIDLFGIADKISYISTGGGAFLEFVEGKKLPAVVMLEERAKQ
- the epd gene encoding erythrose-4-phosphate dehydrogenase, with protein sequence MTIRIAINGFGRIGRSVLRALYESGRRAEITVVAINELASAEGMAHLLKYDSSHGRFSWDVRQECDQLYVGDDGIRLLHQVEIQQLPWRELSVDIVLDCSGVYGSREDGEAHLAAGAKKVLFSHPGTTDLDATVVFGVNHHQLESGHRIVSNASCTTNCIIPVIKLLDDAFGIENGTVTTIHSSMNDQPVIDAYHHDLRRTRAASQSIIPVDTKLSAGITRIFPQFVDRFEAISVRVPTINVTAIDLSVSVRKAVNVNEINALLQKSAHESFRGIVDYTELPLVSADFNHDPHSAIVDGTQTRVSGQHLIKTLVWCDNEWGFANRMLDTTRAMAASGF